A single genomic interval of Microbacterium sp. zg-Y1090 harbors:
- the sigK gene encoding ECF RNA polymerase sigma factor SigK — translation MLDEMVIDGVDVPEDGPARDHAAELLVRVAAGDQSAFARLYDMLAPRVFGLIVRVLVDRSQSEEVLQEVFLEVWQSAARFAPNKGQGRAWVLTMAHRRAVDRVRASQSSADRDLKAGLRDLDVAHDDVAEQVELKVEGQKVAGALSALPAPQREAIELAYYGGYSQSEIAVLVGAPLGTIKTRMRDGLSRLRAAMGVTA, via the coding sequence ATGCTGGACGAGATGGTCATCGACGGCGTGGATGTGCCGGAGGACGGGCCGGCGCGGGACCACGCCGCCGAACTCCTCGTTCGTGTTGCCGCCGGCGACCAATCCGCCTTCGCGCGGCTCTACGACATGCTGGCGCCGCGGGTGTTCGGTCTGATCGTGCGGGTGCTGGTCGACCGGTCGCAGAGCGAAGAGGTGCTGCAGGAGGTCTTTCTCGAAGTGTGGCAATCCGCTGCGCGCTTCGCTCCGAACAAGGGGCAGGGGAGGGCATGGGTCCTCACCATGGCCCACCGCCGAGCGGTGGACCGGGTGCGGGCATCCCAGTCCAGCGCAGACCGCGACCTGAAAGCGGGCCTGCGTGATCTCGACGTCGCACACGACGACGTCGCCGAGCAGGTCGAGCTGAAGGTGGAGGGGCAGAAGGTGGCAGGTGCGCTGTCGGCTCTTCCCGCACCTCAGCGCGAAGCGATCGAGCTGGCGTACTACGGCGGTTACAGTCAGAGCGAAATCGCCGTGCTGGTGGGCGCGCCGCTCGGAACGATCAAGACCCGGATGCGTGACGGACTGTCGCGACTGCGCGCCGCGATGGGGGTGACCGCATGA
- a CDS encoding anti-sigma factor has translation MTEQDFAELAAGHALHALSHDDEAAYWEALAANPAWEQIAQADAAAAAALADAVRPVAPPLTARSVLLARVTALAREQAHPAPAAAAFDAADDDVDDSGPVTHVVGVVPPPPAALRPPADPVAAAPPVPPVPPLPPVPPVPPLPPAAAASGDDVPAAPSRRRDRAAGETTDAAGAEPETQLLPAADPAAAAVDDEPAAEPASGAVDDEPVTDPASGAVDDVPVTDPASGAVDDEPVTDPASGAVDDLPAPDHASEDGQAEATGPSPITGPNPMTGLTRLFGLQAAATSPISVPPASGDGAEPPTTTTAMQAVVRQRWTRGLIALAACLTLLVGVGFGAGAVHNWLNRPASVVALDEVRDAPDAQSATVVMEGGLTMTAYWSAEQGKAVLVTDGLPPIPTDETFEMWLIRDDEPTSAGTFTPQSGSRATSVIDSEVQPGDVFAITVEPAGGSPNGAPTSDPIVAVPTA, from the coding sequence ATGACCGAGCAGGACTTCGCCGAACTCGCCGCCGGTCACGCCCTCCATGCCCTCTCGCACGACGACGAGGCCGCCTACTGGGAAGCGCTCGCCGCCAACCCGGCGTGGGAGCAGATCGCGCAGGCGGATGCCGCTGCCGCCGCCGCCCTCGCCGACGCCGTGCGCCCGGTCGCGCCGCCGCTGACCGCGCGCTCGGTGCTGCTCGCTCGGGTCACCGCACTGGCACGGGAGCAGGCCCACCCCGCGCCGGCGGCGGCCGCGTTCGACGCCGCGGATGACGACGTCGACGACAGCGGGCCCGTCACCCACGTGGTCGGGGTCGTGCCGCCGCCCCCCGCGGCACTGCGACCGCCGGCCGACCCGGTGGCGGCTGCGCCGCCGGTGCCGCCGGTACCGCCGCTTCCGCCGGTGCCGCCCGTGCCGCCCCTGCCGCCTGCCGCGGCAGCGTCGGGGGACGACGTCCCCGCCGCGCCGTCTCGGCGCCGCGATCGTGCCGCGGGCGAGACGACGGATGCCGCCGGTGCCGAACCCGAGACGCAGTTGCTGCCCGCGGCTGACCCGGCAGCGGCTGCCGTCGACGACGAGCCCGCGGCGGAGCCGGCATCCGGTGCCGTCGACGACGAGCCCGTGACCGACCCGGCATCCGGTGCCGTCGACGATGTGCCCGTGACCGACCCGGCATCCGGTGCCGTCGACGACGAGCCCGTGACCGACCCGGCATCCGGTGCCGTCGACGATCTGCCCGCGCCCGACCACGCCTCCGAGGATGGGCAGGCCGAGGCGACCGGCCCATCGCCGATCACCGGACCGAATCCGATGACGGGCCTCACGCGGCTGTTCGGGTTGCAGGCGGCCGCCACGTCACCGATATCCGTGCCGCCGGCATCCGGCGATGGCGCCGAGCCGCCGACGACGACCACGGCGATGCAGGCCGTCGTGCGGCAACGCTGGACGCGCGGGCTCATCGCGCTCGCCGCCTGCCTGACGCTGCTCGTGGGCGTGGGGTTCGGTGCGGGCGCCGTGCACAACTGGCTCAACCGCCCGGCATCCGTCGTGGCGCTCGACGAGGTCAGGGACGCCCCCGACGCGCAGTCGGCCACCGTCGTCATGGAGGGCGGCCTGACGATGACGGCGTACTGGTCGGCCGAGCAGGGCAAGGCGGTGCTGGTGACCGACGGGCTGCCGCCGATCCCCACCGACGAGACGTTCGAGATGTGGCTGATCCGCGACGACGAGCCCACCTCGGCGGGAACCTTCACCCCGCAGTCTGGCAGCCGTGCCACCTCGGTGATCGACAGCGAGGTGCAGCCGGGCGACGTCTTCGCCATCACCGTCGAACCGGCCGGTGGGTCTCCGAACGGCGCGCCCACGAGTGATCCGATCGTCGCCGTCCCCACCGCCTGA
- a CDS encoding DNA-directed RNA polymerase subunit beta: MTDDAGNPFHKPVRRPSDTFDRFFAAQDPAEVSRVAHATAQALLTRVRAEQDDEVVERLVGFTDRHGIHDIAELWSQAPARSLPGALWRLYLLQLMIHDDPQTAALLYDRGRVATATVDPVVAGAPTPAGPEELVTLVDTIMRGLFTGDFAVALERAAAFCRVEATGATHLADDYETTESDRASALTTRALRLSTYAGDLASCAALWRRDTLT; this comes from the coding sequence ATGACCGACGACGCCGGCAACCCGTTCCACAAGCCCGTCCGGCGGCCCTCCGACACGTTCGACCGGTTCTTCGCCGCCCAGGATCCGGCCGAGGTGTCGCGCGTCGCGCACGCCACCGCACAGGCGCTGCTCACCCGCGTGCGCGCGGAGCAGGACGACGAGGTGGTGGAGCGCCTGGTGGGGTTCACCGATCGTCACGGCATCCACGACATCGCCGAGCTGTGGTCGCAGGCTCCCGCCCGGTCGCTGCCGGGCGCGCTGTGGCGGCTGTACCTGCTGCAGCTGATGATCCACGACGACCCTCAGACCGCGGCGCTGCTGTACGACCGGGGGCGGGTCGCCACCGCCACCGTCGACCCCGTGGTGGCCGGGGCGCCCACGCCCGCCGGGCCGGAGGAGCTCGTGACCCTGGTCGACACCATCATGCGCGGGCTCTTCACCGGCGACTTCGCGGTGGCGCTGGAGCGCGCGGCGGCATTCTGCCGTGTGGAGGCGACGGGCGCCACGCACCTCGCCGACGACTACGAGACGACCGAGTCCGACCGGGCGAGCGCGCTGACCACCCGCGCCCTGCGGCTGTCGACCTATGCCGGCGACCTGGCGTCGTGCGCCGCGCTCTGGCGCCGCGACACCCTGACGTAG
- a CDS encoding aminodeoxychorismate lyase: MAWIFALTIDPVAADSADADFADTFAVIDPAAPALSVGELSTQRGDGIFESIGVVDGHAQEVTAHLERLAHSARICDLPAPHLGQWRQAVEMAAAASGPGESVIKLILSRGVEHGPAPTAWVTVATASDFTAVRRDGIRVVTLDRGYALDVPARAPWLLLGAKTLSYAVNMAAIREAKRRGADDAIFTTSDGFVLEAPTASLILRRGDTFVTPAPNGGILHGTTQLSLFAHLEQQGFATAYETVPVADLSTADAAWLVSSVRLAAPITAVDGAALPTDAEFTASVNEYLLSPRD; encoded by the coding sequence ATGGCCTGGATCTTCGCCCTCACGATCGACCCCGTCGCTGCGGATTCCGCCGACGCCGACTTCGCCGACACGTTCGCCGTCATCGATCCCGCAGCGCCCGCACTGAGTGTCGGCGAGCTGAGCACGCAGCGCGGCGACGGCATCTTCGAATCGATCGGCGTCGTCGACGGACATGCCCAGGAGGTCACCGCGCACCTCGAGCGGCTCGCCCACTCCGCACGCATCTGCGACCTCCCCGCGCCGCACCTGGGCCAATGGCGCCAGGCCGTCGAGATGGCCGCCGCCGCCAGCGGGCCGGGGGAGTCGGTCATCAAGCTCATCCTCAGCCGCGGCGTCGAGCACGGCCCCGCCCCGACGGCGTGGGTCACGGTGGCCACGGCGTCCGATTTCACCGCGGTACGGCGCGACGGCATCCGCGTGGTCACCCTCGACCGCGGCTACGCCCTCGACGTGCCGGCCCGCGCGCCCTGGCTGCTGCTGGGCGCGAAGACGCTGTCGTACGCGGTGAACATGGCCGCCATCCGCGAGGCCAAGCGTCGCGGCGCCGACGACGCGATCTTCACCACGTCCGACGGGTTCGTGCTCGAAGCCCCCACGGCGTCGCTGATCCTGCGCCGCGGCGACACGTTCGTCACGCCCGCGCCGAACGGCGGCATCCTGCACGGCACCACGCAGCTGAGCCTGTTCGCCCACCTCGAGCAGCAGGGATTCGCCACCGCCTACGAGACGGTGCCGGTGGCCGACCTGTCGACGGCGGATGCCGCCTGGCTCGTCTCGAGCGTGCGGCTCGCCGCGCCGATCACCGCGGTCGACGGGGCGGCGCTGCCGACGGATGCCGAGTTCACGGCATCCGTCAACGAGTACCTGCTGAGCCCTCGGGACTGA
- the pstB gene encoding phosphate ABC transporter ATP-binding protein PstB, which produces MSKSIEVSDLNVYYGDFLAVEGVSLEIEPRSVTAFIGPSGCGKSTFLRTLNRMHEVIPGARVEGKVLLDGDDLYGPSVDPVLVRRQVGMVFQRPNPFPTMSIKENVLAGVKLNNKRISKSDADDLVERSLRGANLWNEVKDRLDKPGSGLSGGQQQRLCIARAIAVSPQVILMDEPCSALDPISTYAIEELIAELKNDYTVVIVTHNMQQASRVSDKTAFFNIAGTGKPGKLIEYDDTNTIFTTPAVKATEDYVSGRFG; this is translated from the coding sequence TTGTCCAAGAGCATCGAAGTCAGCGATCTGAACGTCTACTACGGCGACTTCCTCGCCGTCGAGGGCGTCTCCCTCGAGATCGAACCGCGCAGCGTGACGGCCTTCATCGGCCCGTCGGGCTGCGGCAAGTCCACGTTCCTGCGCACGCTCAACCGCATGCACGAGGTCATCCCGGGCGCGCGCGTCGAGGGCAAGGTGCTGCTGGACGGCGACGACCTCTACGGGCCGAGCGTCGACCCGGTGCTGGTGCGCCGCCAGGTGGGCATGGTGTTCCAGCGGCCCAACCCGTTCCCCACGATGTCGATCAAGGAGAACGTGCTGGCGGGGGTCAAGCTCAACAACAAGCGCATCTCCAAGTCCGACGCCGACGACCTCGTCGAGCGGTCGCTGCGCGGCGCGAACCTGTGGAACGAGGTCAAGGACCGCCTCGACAAGCCCGGTTCGGGTCTGTCCGGCGGCCAGCAGCAGCGTCTGTGCATCGCGCGCGCGATCGCCGTGTCGCCGCAGGTGATCCTCATGGACGAGCCCTGCTCGGCCCTGGACCCGATCTCGACCTACGCGATCGAGGAGCTCATCGCCGAGCTGAAGAACGACTACACGGTGGTCATCGTCACGCACAACATGCAGCAGGCATCGCGCGTGTCGGACAAGACCGCGTTCTTCAACATCGCCGGCACCGGCAAGCCGGGCAAGCTCATCGAGTACGACGACACGAACACCATCTTCACGACGCCCGCCGTCAAGGCCACCGAGGACTACGTCTCCGGCCGCTTCGGGTGA
- the pstA gene encoding phosphate ABC transporter permease PstA, translated as MTVTTAPPAPSARPVSAGAPLRLTSGRLPRWAPWAILVGAAALMALLFGVIALAGGSPFNVAGWAIVSALVYLALITTISSLIEGRRKGMDRFVTGVVTAAFLIAMVPLISVAITVITNGIAGLSAEFFTHSMRNVVGEGGGALHAIMGTLQITLAAAVISIPIGLFTAIYLIEYGAGRRLARGITFLVDVMTGIPSIVAGLFAFALFALFFGPGIRMGIMGAVALSVLMIPVVVRSTEEMLRLVPNELREASYALGVPKWLTIVKVVLPTSLAGITTGIMLSISRVIGETAPLLITAGMATSMNYNLFDGRMASLPVFVYTQYMNQGIPGWAYVDRAWAGALVLIVIVMALNLFARLIARIFAPKMGR; from the coding sequence ATGACCGTGACCACCGCTCCCCCCGCCCCGTCGGCGCGCCCCGTATCGGCCGGCGCCCCGCTGCGCCTGACCAGTGGACGCCTGCCCCGCTGGGCGCCGTGGGCGATCCTGGTCGGTGCCGCCGCCCTCATGGCGCTGCTGTTCGGCGTGATCGCCCTCGCCGGCGGCTCCCCATTCAACGTCGCCGGGTGGGCCATCGTCTCGGCGCTGGTCTACCTGGCGCTCATCACCACGATCTCCTCGCTCATCGAGGGCCGCCGCAAGGGCATGGACCGGTTCGTCACCGGTGTCGTGACCGCCGCGTTCCTCATCGCCATGGTGCCGCTGATCTCGGTGGCCATCACGGTCATCACCAACGGCATCGCGGGTCTGTCGGCGGAGTTCTTCACCCACTCGATGCGCAACGTCGTCGGCGAAGGCGGCGGCGCCCTGCACGCCATCATGGGCACGCTGCAGATCACGCTGGCCGCTGCGGTCATCTCGATCCCGATCGGCCTGTTCACCGCGATCTACCTCATCGAGTACGGCGCCGGGCGGCGCCTCGCCCGCGGCATCACGTTCCTCGTCGACGTCATGACCGGCATCCCCTCGATCGTCGCGGGCCTGTTCGCCTTCGCGCTGTTCGCGCTGTTCTTCGGTCCCGGCATCCGCATGGGCATCATGGGCGCCGTCGCACTGTCGGTGCTGATGATCCCCGTGGTCGTGCGCTCCACCGAGGAGATGCTGCGACTCGTGCCGAACGAGCTGCGCGAGGCGTCGTACGCCCTGGGCGTGCCGAAGTGGCTCACGATCGTCAAGGTCGTGCTGCCGACGTCGCTGGCGGGCATCACCACCGGCATCATGCTGTCGATCTCGCGCGTCATCGGCGAGACGGCTCCGCTGCTGATCACCGCCGGCATGGCGACGTCGATGAACTACAACCTCTTCGACGGCCGCATGGCGTCGCTGCCGGTCTTCGTCTACACCCAGTACATGAACCAGGGCATCCCCGGCTGGGCATATGTCGACCGCGCCTGGGCGGGTGCGCTGGTGCTCATCGTCATCGTCATGGCGCTGAACCTCTTCGCGCGCCTCATCGCGCGGATCTTCGCCCCCAAGATGGGCCGCTGA
- the pstC gene encoding phosphate ABC transporter permease subunit PstC: MTTTPAAVAKTRTGRPPQRVGDRWFSGTALFAGTMILATLAAVAIFLIVQSLPGLTATSETASLLKSDFWDYVWPLAFGTVWASFLALLMAVPLSVSVALFISHYAPRRLSQALGYVVDLLAAVPSVVFGLWGILVLAPAVQPVYSWLVVNAGWFPLFAGPVSQTGRTIFTAAIVLAVMVVPIITAICREIFLQTPRLHEEAALALGATRWEMIRMAVFPFGRSGIVSASMLGLGRALGETMAVAMVLSATGVVTLRLFTPSNPSTIPANIALTFPEAYGTNINVLIATGLILFVVTFAVNAVARWVVSRRKEFSGAN, translated from the coding sequence ATGACCACCACCCCCGCCGCGGTCGCGAAGACCCGCACCGGCCGTCCCCCGCAGCGCGTGGGCGATCGCTGGTTCTCGGGAACCGCGCTGTTCGCCGGAACAATGATCCTCGCGACCCTCGCCGCGGTCGCGATCTTCCTCATCGTCCAGTCCCTCCCCGGTCTGACGGCGACGAGCGAGACCGCGTCGCTGCTGAAGTCCGACTTCTGGGACTACGTCTGGCCGCTCGCGTTCGGCACCGTGTGGGCCTCGTTCCTGGCGCTGCTGATGGCCGTTCCGCTGTCGGTGTCGGTGGCGCTGTTCATCTCGCACTACGCCCCTCGCCGGCTGTCGCAGGCGCTCGGCTACGTGGTCGACCTGCTCGCGGCGGTGCCGTCGGTGGTCTTCGGCCTGTGGGGCATCCTCGTCCTCGCCCCCGCCGTGCAGCCGGTCTACAGCTGGCTGGTGGTCAACGCGGGGTGGTTCCCGCTCTTCGCCGGCCCCGTCTCGCAGACGGGCCGCACCATCTTCACGGCGGCGATCGTGCTGGCGGTCATGGTCGTCCCGATCATCACGGCGATCTGCCGCGAGATCTTCCTGCAGACGCCGCGTCTGCACGAAGAGGCCGCGCTCGCCCTCGGCGCCACCCGCTGGGAGATGATCCGCATGGCGGTGTTCCCCTTCGGCCGCTCCGGCATCGTCTCGGCATCCATGCTGGGTCTCGGCCGCGCGCTGGGCGAGACCATGGCCGTCGCCATGGTGCTCTCGGCCACCGGCGTCGTCACGCTCCGACTGTTCACGCCGTCCAACCCGAGCACGATCCCCGCCAACATCGCCCTGACCTTCCCCGAGGCCTACGGCACCAACATCAACGTGCTGATCGCGACAGGCCTGATCCTGTTCGTGGTCACGTTCGCCGTCAACGCGGTGGCGCGCTGGGTCGTCAGCCGCCGCAAGGAATTCTCGGGAGCGAACTGA
- the pstS gene encoding phosphate ABC transporter substrate-binding protein PstS: MKLSRFAQFGAVTAVAALTLTACAVNEQTPAASGEDATLSGTIAGAGASSQEVAVQAWTAGFQTANPDVEVTYDASGSGAGRESFQAGAVAFAGSDRPFKTDELTGSFDGCVDGSGIIELPTYISPIAVIFNLEGVDTLNLDAATLAGLFSGAIENWNDPAIAALNPGVTLPDLQVTVVHRADDSGTTENFTDYLFQAAPDTWTWEPDGVWPSTPGTNEAAQGTSGVVSAISGGNGTIGYADASRAAEEGLSTVAIKVGDEFVEYSPEAAAAVVDASPFEEGRADGDLAIALDRTTDAAGVYPIVLISYMIACQDYVDPALAPVVKGYLEYVASPEGQDAAAAAAGNAPISDSLREKVNAAIDLIVTE, encoded by the coding sequence GTGAAGCTCTCCCGTTTCGCCCAGTTCGGCGCCGTCACCGCCGTCGCCGCACTGACCCTCACCGCTTGCGCCGTCAACGAGCAGACCCCTGCCGCCAGCGGCGAGGACGCCACGCTCTCGGGCACCATCGCCGGCGCCGGCGCCTCCTCGCAGGAGGTCGCGGTCCAGGCCTGGACCGCCGGCTTCCAGACCGCCAACCCCGACGTCGAGGTCACCTACGACGCCTCGGGCTCCGGCGCGGGCCGCGAGTCGTTCCAGGCCGGCGCCGTCGCCTTCGCCGGCTCGGACCGCCCCTTCAAGACCGACGAGCTCACCGGCTCCTTCGACGGCTGCGTCGACGGCAGCGGCATCATCGAACTGCCCACCTACATCTCCCCCATCGCGGTCATCTTCAACCTCGAGGGCGTCGACACGCTCAACCTGGATGCCGCCACGCTCGCCGGCCTGTTCTCCGGCGCGATCGAGAACTGGAACGACCCGGCGATCGCCGCCCTGAACCCCGGCGTCACGCTCCCCGACCTGCAGGTGACGGTCGTGCACCGCGCCGATGACTCCGGCACCACCGAGAACTTCACCGACTACCTCTTCCAGGCCGCCCCCGACACGTGGACGTGGGAGCCCGACGGCGTGTGGCCGTCGACCCCCGGCACCAACGAGGCCGCCCAGGGCACCTCCGGTGTCGTGTCGGCCATCTCCGGCGGCAACGGCACCATCGGCTACGCCGACGCCTCCCGGGCCGCCGAGGAGGGGCTGTCGACGGTCGCCATCAAGGTGGGCGACGAGTTCGTGGAGTACTCCCCCGAGGCCGCGGCGGCCGTCGTCGACGCGTCGCCGTTCGAGGAGGGCCGCGCCGACGGCGACCTCGCCATCGCACTGGACCGCACCACCGACGCCGCCGGCGTCTACCCGATCGTGCTGATCAGCTACATGATCGCCTGCCAGGACTACGTCGACCCCGCCCTCGCCCCGGTCGTCAAGGGCTACCTCGAGTACGTCGCGAGCCCCGAGGGCCAGGATGCCGCGGCCGCCGCCGCCGGCAACGCCCCCATCTCCGACTCGCTGCGCGAGAAGGTCAACGCCGCGATCGACCTGATCGTCACCGAGTGA
- a CDS encoding NUDIX hydrolase, translated as MTDTAVYAAGGVVWRVVDGKLRVLLIHRTRYRDVTLPKGKVDPGEALAETAVREIHEETGIRVSLGVALGVSRYVLPSKKQKIVHYWSAQATEPAIRASEFVPNKEIAALEWVSVKKARSMLSYPVDIEILDGFARLVDDGVLETFPLIVLRHAKAVAREDWHKADAKRPLSPKGARQAAALVGPLSAFGVRRIVTSPAERCVATVTPLAAALDRRIERTALISQDAWEEGRSDARAVVGERVRARKPTVLCSHGPVLPDILTEIALATGTMRGSYLGSASALEVAAFSVVHLSATNPGSGIVAIETHSPKLPR; from the coding sequence ATGACCGACACCGCGGTCTACGCCGCCGGAGGTGTCGTGTGGCGTGTCGTCGACGGCAAGCTGCGCGTCCTGCTGATCCACCGCACGCGGTACCGCGACGTCACCCTGCCCAAGGGCAAGGTCGATCCCGGCGAGGCGCTTGCCGAGACGGCGGTGCGCGAGATCCACGAGGAGACCGGCATCCGGGTGTCCCTCGGCGTCGCGCTGGGCGTGTCCCGCTACGTGCTGCCCAGCAAGAAGCAGAAGATCGTGCACTACTGGTCGGCGCAGGCGACCGAGCCGGCGATCCGCGCGTCGGAGTTCGTGCCGAACAAGGAGATCGCGGCACTGGAGTGGGTGAGCGTCAAGAAGGCACGGTCGATGCTGAGCTACCCGGTCGACATCGAGATCCTCGACGGGTTCGCGCGGCTGGTCGACGACGGCGTGCTCGAGACGTTTCCGCTCATCGTGCTGCGCCACGCCAAGGCTGTGGCGCGGGAGGACTGGCACAAGGCCGACGCCAAGCGCCCGCTGTCGCCCAAGGGCGCGCGGCAGGCGGCGGCGCTGGTGGGGCCGCTGTCGGCGTTCGGAGTGCGTCGCATCGTGACGAGCCCGGCGGAGCGGTGCGTCGCGACGGTCACGCCCCTGGCGGCAGCCCTCGACCGGCGCATCGAGCGCACCGCCCTGATCAGCCAGGATGCCTGGGAGGAGGGCCGTTCCGACGCGCGGGCCGTGGTGGGAGAGCGGGTGCGGGCGCGCAAACCGACGGTGCTGTGCAGCCACGGGCCGGTGCTGCCGGACATCCTCACCGAGATCGCGCTGGCCACCGGCACGATGCGCGGGTCGTACCTCGGCAGTGCGTCGGCCCTGGAGGTCGCGGCGTTCTCGGTCGTGCACCTGTCGGCGACGAATCCGGGGTCGGGGATCGTGGCGATCGAGACGCACTCCCCCAAGCTGCCGCGCTGA
- a CDS encoding RNA degradosome polyphosphate kinase gives MIHTEALDTGLGDADDDDFDQVVETHDAQLPENRYQDREISWLAFNRRVLELAEDPSLPVLERANFLAIFASNLDEFFMVRVAGLKRRIITGLAVPTNVGRAPQDVLADISAEAHALQLRHADAWTTLVRPALADAGIDIVSWHELSDGERTQLYDYFQGQVFPVLMPLAVDPAHPFPYISGLSLNLAIRIRNARTGRQEFARLKVPPMLPRFVQVRADGRTVRYLPLEDLIAHNLKDLFPGMEILDHHAFRLTRNEDVVIEEDETENLIQALEAELLRRRFGPPIRLEVGDDMDDLTLDLLINELDITQQEVYRLPGPLDLRGLFDLARIDRPDLHFPPHVPVTALPFQPAEQNGRADLFAAIRKGDVLVHHPYESFTTSVQAFLEQAAKDPHVLAIKQTLYRTSGDSPIVKALIDAAEAGKQVLVLVEVKARFDEAANIVWARKLEKAGVHVVYGLVGLKTHCKLLHVIREEDGSLRSYSHIGTGNYNPKTSRLYEDFGLFTTDEQVGRDLTRLFNELSGYAIEKKFKRLLVAPLHLRKGLLRLIDAERRNALDGKPASVRIKVNSMVDEQIIDALYRASQAGVKVDVWVRGICSLKVGLDGVSDNITVRSILGRYLEHSRIFAFEAGGEPQVYIGSADMMHRNLDRRVEALVRVTEPAHAKELISLFDVAMSDRTSSWHLRADGEWVRHHLDAEGRPLADLQDKTMALVQRRRRVRAVR, from the coding sequence ATGATCCACACCGAGGCACTCGACACCGGTCTGGGCGACGCCGACGACGACGACTTCGACCAGGTCGTCGAGACGCACGACGCGCAACTGCCCGAGAACCGCTACCAGGACCGCGAGATCAGCTGGCTCGCGTTCAACCGGCGGGTCCTCGAGCTCGCGGAGGATCCGTCGCTGCCCGTGCTGGAGCGCGCCAACTTCCTCGCGATCTTCGCCAGCAACCTCGACGAGTTCTTCATGGTGCGCGTCGCCGGCCTCAAACGCCGCATCATCACCGGCCTCGCCGTGCCGACCAACGTCGGCCGCGCCCCGCAGGACGTGCTCGCCGACATCTCCGCCGAGGCCCATGCGCTGCAGCTGCGGCACGCCGACGCGTGGACGACGCTGGTGCGCCCCGCCCTCGCCGACGCCGGCATCGACATCGTGTCGTGGCACGAGCTCAGCGACGGGGAGCGCACGCAGCTCTACGACTATTTCCAGGGACAGGTGTTCCCCGTTCTCATGCCGCTGGCGGTGGACCCGGCCCACCCCTTCCCCTACATCTCGGGGCTGTCGCTGAACCTGGCCATCCGCATCCGCAACGCCCGCACCGGGCGCCAGGAGTTCGCGCGACTGAAGGTGCCGCCGATGCTGCCGCGGTTCGTGCAGGTGCGCGCCGACGGGCGCACCGTGCGCTATCTGCCCTTGGAAGACCTCATCGCGCACAATCTCAAGGACCTCTTCCCCGGAATGGAGATCCTCGACCACCACGCCTTCCGCCTCACCCGCAACGAAGACGTCGTGATCGAAGAGGACGAGACGGAGAACCTCATCCAGGCGCTCGAGGCCGAGCTGCTGCGCCGCCGTTTCGGGCCGCCGATCCGACTCGAGGTCGGCGACGACATGGACGACCTCACCCTCGACCTGCTGATCAACGAGCTCGACATCACGCAGCAGGAGGTCTACCGCCTCCCCGGCCCGCTCGATCTGCGCGGATTGTTCGACCTCGCCCGCATCGACCGGCCCGACCTGCACTTCCCGCCGCACGTGCCGGTGACTGCGCTGCCGTTCCAGCCGGCCGAGCAGAACGGCCGTGCCGACCTGTTCGCCGCCATCCGCAAGGGCGACGTGCTGGTGCACCATCCGTACGAGTCGTTCACCACGAGCGTGCAGGCGTTCCTCGAGCAGGCCGCGAAAGACCCGCACGTCCTCGCGATCAAGCAGACGCTGTACCGCACGTCGGGGGACAGTCCCATCGTGAAGGCGCTCATCGACGCCGCCGAGGCCGGCAAGCAGGTGCTCGTGCTGGTCGAGGTTAAGGCCCGTTTCGACGAGGCCGCCAACATCGTCTGGGCGCGCAAGCTCGAGAAGGCCGGCGTGCACGTGGTCTACGGCCTCGTGGGGCTCAAGACCCACTGCAAGCTGCTGCACGTCATCCGCGAGGAAGACGGGTCGCTGCGCAGCTACAGCCACATCGGCACCGGCAACTACAACCCCAAGACCAGCCGCCTGTACGAGGATTTCGGGCTCTTCACCACCGACGAGCAGGTCGGGCGCGACCTCACACGTCTGTTCAACGAGCTGTCGGGCTACGCGATCGAGAAGAAGTTCAAGCGGCTGCTGGTCGCGCCGCTGCACCTGCGCAAGGGGCTGCTGCGACTGATCGACGCGGAGCGCCGCAACGCCCTCGACGGCAAGCCGGCGTCGGTGCGCATCAAGGTCAACTCGATGGTCGACGAGCAGATCATCGATGCGCTGTACCGCGCCAGCCAGGCGGGGGTGAAGGTCGACGTCTGGGTGCGCGGCATCTGCTCGCTCAAGGTCGGGCTCGACGGGGTCAGCGACAACATCACGGTGCGCAGCATCCTCGGCCGCTACCTCGAGCACTCCCGCATCTTCGCGTTCGAAGCCGGCGGCGAGCCGCAGGTGTACATCGGCAGCGCCGACATGATGCACCGCAACCTCGACCGCCGGGTCGAGGCGCTCGTGCGCGTCACGGAGCCGGCGCACGCGAAGGAGCTCATCTCGCTCTTCGACGTCGCGATGAGCGACCGCACCAGTTCGTGGCATCTGAGGGCCGACGGCGAGTGGGTGCGCCACCATCTCGATGCCGAGGGGCGGCCGCTGGCCGACCTGCAGGACAAGACGATGGCGTTGGTGCAGCGCCGCCGGCGCGTGCGGGCGGTGCGATGA